A genomic window from Clostridium aceticum includes:
- a CDS encoding ferrous iron transporter B encodes MGCHSTEQTDLHIGKDELKILLMGNPNVGKSVVFSKLTGMEVLSANYTGTTVTYTQGKIRHRDRKGVLIDVPGTYSLEATSAAEEVAVDFLQDSSVDAVICVLDATNLERNLNFALQVKEYGLPIVFALNLIDVAERQGVSIDVKKLEEALGAPVVPTVAIRNIGLRDLLDKTWQVVKDKDKLTPSTELSEEERWQVVGRMIKSTQQVEHRHPTFLEKLGDLSLQPFPGLPIAFIVLIAALGVVVGGGKGLRAAIFLPLVHNWIVPFFRTVVSSFIAEGTLYNILVGEYGVFVKGIEWPFALILPYVFLFYIVLSFLEDSGYLPRLGVLIDATLRRLGIHGRNIVPFIMGYGCAVPAILGTRAATTFKERLIVSSLVSLAVPCAAQTGAFIALLGDHSALVLVSVYLISFMAIVVAGIILDKMIPGKTEPMLLEIPNILMPDGQSLFKKIWIRTREFMIEAEVPMMLGVGFAALVAETGMLNSISSYVAPLTSGWLGLPQEATLGLMLGVIRRELAVLPLLELNLTTLQLLVGAVVALFYIPCLSVLGVLIKEFGVKIAVTIGVATIMIAFLFGGIINHVGNFVMALL; translated from the coding sequence TTGGGTTGTCATAGTACGGAGCAAACGGATTTACATATAGGGAAAGATGAATTAAAAATCTTGCTCATGGGCAATCCCAATGTTGGTAAAAGTGTTGTTTTCTCTAAGCTAACTGGTATGGAGGTGCTGTCAGCCAATTACACCGGTACAACAGTAACCTATACCCAAGGCAAGATTCGTCATAGGGACAGAAAAGGTGTACTGATAGATGTACCAGGTACCTATTCTTTAGAAGCTACATCTGCCGCAGAAGAGGTAGCTGTTGATTTTTTGCAGGATTCCTCTGTAGATGCAGTCATCTGTGTCTTGGATGCTACTAACTTAGAGAGAAACTTGAACTTTGCGTTACAGGTGAAGGAGTACGGCTTACCCATTGTGTTTGCCTTGAATTTAATTGATGTGGCAGAACGCCAAGGAGTAAGTATTGATGTAAAAAAATTAGAAGAAGCCCTTGGGGCTCCTGTAGTACCTACTGTAGCTATTCGCAACATTGGTTTAAGAGATCTTTTAGATAAGACTTGGCAAGTAGTCAAGGATAAAGACAAGCTTACACCTTCAACGGAGTTATCAGAGGAGGAACGTTGGCAGGTAGTGGGTAGGATGATAAAAAGTACGCAGCAGGTAGAACATAGACATCCTACGTTTTTGGAAAAATTAGGAGACTTATCGCTACAGCCTTTTCCTGGCTTACCTATAGCTTTTATCGTATTGATAGCGGCTTTAGGGGTTGTTGTAGGAGGAGGTAAAGGTCTAAGAGCTGCTATTTTTTTGCCTTTGGTACATAATTGGATTGTACCTTTTTTCAGAACAGTGGTTTCCAGTTTTATAGCAGAAGGAACTTTATATAATATATTGGTAGGAGAATATGGAGTTTTTGTGAAGGGTATCGAATGGCCCTTTGCACTGATATTACCCTATGTGTTTTTGTTCTACATCGTGCTATCTTTCCTGGAGGATAGTGGATATCTTCCAAGGCTAGGGGTTTTGATAGACGCAACGCTACGACGCTTAGGAATCCATGGAAGGAATATCGTACCCTTCATCATGGGATATGGTTGTGCAGTTCCTGCTATTTTAGGTACTAGAGCTGCTACTACCTTCAAGGAAAGGCTTATTGTTTCTTCTTTAGTATCATTAGCGGTGCCATGTGCCGCCCAGACGGGAGCTTTTATAGCACTTTTGGGAGATCATTCAGCCTTGGTGCTGGTTTCAGTATATTTAATATCTTTTATGGCCATTGTGGTAGCAGGAATCATATTAGATAAAATGATTCCTGGAAAAACAGAGCCAATGCTTTTAGAAATTCCTAACATATTGATGCCAGACGGACAGAGCTTGTTCAAGAAAATTTGGATTAGAACGAGGGAATTTATGATAGAAGCCGAAGTACCTATGATGTTAGGGGTAGGCTTTGCTGCCTTGGTGGCAGAAACTGGTATGTTAAATTCTATCAGTAGTTATGTGGCACCTCTTACTAGTGGATGGCTAGGACTTCCTCAGGAAGCTACCTTAGGATTGATGCTGGGGGTTATTAGACGAGAATTGGCAGTATTGCCGCTTCTGGAGTTAAACTTAACAACCCTACAATTGCTAGTAGGAGCAGTGGTTGCTCTATTTTATATCCCTTGCTTGTCTGTACTGGGTGTATTGATCAAGGAATTTGGCGTAAAAATAGCTGTAACCATAGGGGTAGCTACCATTATGATTGCCTTCTTATTCGGAGGAATCATTAACCACGTTGGTAACTTTGTGATGGCATTACTCTAA
- a CDS encoding class I SAM-dependent methyltransferase, which translates to MELRPFITRELEKILSKHPTTGRILFPYYRGKVAKEIEIVNICKEDKVLCIGGGSFPCTALEIALKTGADVEVVDVDPIAIDNSRRVIEKYHLDKKIKVFQESGQEVDPSNFTVIHIARQACPHEEILNNILKKATQGTRILVRSPRNSLKDIYTLLQRARYCDKYSCREEENTIMRETLLYIKNLGGKNNEKASPVYSRDTAGVHHPMAG; encoded by the coding sequence ATGGAACTCAGACCATTTATTACGCGGGAATTAGAAAAAATTTTATCAAAGCATCCGACCACAGGGCGTATTCTTTTTCCTTACTACAGGGGTAAGGTAGCAAAAGAAATAGAAATCGTAAATATATGTAAAGAAGATAAGGTGCTGTGCATAGGTGGAGGCTCTTTTCCTTGTACAGCCTTGGAGATTGCTTTAAAAACAGGGGCTGATGTTGAAGTGGTGGATGTAGATCCTATAGCCATAGATAACTCAAGAAGAGTTATTGAAAAATATCATTTGGACAAAAAGATTAAGGTGTTTCAAGAGTCTGGGCAAGAAGTAGATCCATCAAATTTTACTGTGATACATATAGCTAGACAGGCTTGTCCTCATGAAGAAATACTAAATAATATTTTAAAAAAGGCAACTCAAGGCACAAGAATATTGGTACGGAGTCCTAGAAATAGTTTGAAGGATATTTACACATTATTGCAACGGGCCCGTTACTGTGATAAGTATAGTTGCAGGGAAGAAGAAAATACAATCATGAGAGAGACTTTACTTTATATTAAAAATCTTGGAGGGAAAAACAATGAAAAAGCTAGTCCTGTTTATAGCAGGGATACTGCTGGTGTGCATCATCCTATGGCAGGCTGA
- a CDS encoding lysylphosphatidylglycerol synthase transmembrane domain-containing protein, which produces MKKLVLFIAGILLVCIILWQADFSQVFIVLKDFSLENLLFICLLQLITILLINLQWHKIALNMGEKTALKDLIHMNMVGTFVESITPSAKAGGEATKVYLLKTRMGFSTGKAAALVAVQKTISLIAFLLLNILSMGWFVVSVDVEGLQVKVIFGSFLFLTVVLLVLLLLVLYPSKLLSFIKGLTIKKKWKEKFYDVLETLEATVRDMLQQKKQLCGQFSLSLIIWLLFAFKAYLIAKGLNIQLSFIGIAVITYLTYMIGMLPLLPGGVGTFEGSMVFFLLPLGVASYEGMALALILRLVTFWLVFLLSALFLGYQQLMKIQNLYSH; this is translated from the coding sequence ATGAAAAAGCTAGTCCTGTTTATAGCAGGGATACTGCTGGTGTGCATCATCCTATGGCAGGCTGATTTTTCACAAGTGTTTATAGTCCTGAAGGATTTTAGTCTTGAAAACTTGTTATTTATATGTTTATTGCAACTGATCACCATACTGCTAATTAATCTTCAATGGCATAAGATAGCCTTGAATATGGGAGAAAAAACGGCTTTGAAGGATTTAATTCATATGAATATGGTAGGAACTTTTGTAGAAAGCATTACACCCTCTGCTAAAGCAGGTGGGGAAGCTACAAAGGTATATTTGTTGAAAACCAGAATGGGATTTTCTACTGGTAAAGCAGCAGCACTGGTGGCAGTGCAAAAAACTATTAGTTTAATAGCATTTTTGTTGCTAAATATTTTATCAATGGGATGGTTTGTAGTTTCTGTAGATGTAGAGGGACTACAAGTGAAGGTTATTTTCGGTAGTTTTTTGTTTTTGACTGTTGTTTTGTTGGTACTACTGCTGTTGGTGCTATACCCTTCTAAGTTATTAAGTTTTATTAAAGGCCTCACTATAAAGAAAAAGTGGAAGGAAAAGTTTTATGATGTTTTAGAAACATTAGAAGCAACAGTTAGAGATATGCTTCAACAAAAAAAACAACTTTGCGGACAGTTTTCTTTATCGTTAATCATCTGGTTACTTTTTGCTTTTAAAGCATATTTGATTGCCAAGGGATTAAATATACAATTATCTTTTATAGGGATTGCAGTAATCACTTATTTGACCTACATGATTGGCATGCTGCCACTACTACCAGGAGGAGTAGGGACCTTTGAAGGAAGTATGGTGTTCTTTCTTCTGCCCTTGGGAGTAGCTTCCTACGAAGGTATGGCTCTTGCTTTAATTCTAAGGTTGGTTACCTTTTGGTTGGTTTTTCTTTTAAGTGCTCTTTTTTTAGGATATCAACAACTCATGAAAATACAAAATCTCTATAGTCATTAA
- a CDS encoding hydroxymyristoyl-ACP dehydratase — MITIFCNHSCVYENEGTCTLTHITSASELSDRSCAYYKQKGDETKKSNKI, encoded by the coding sequence TTGATAACAATCTTTTGTAATCATTCATGTGTTTATGAAAATGAAGGTACATGTACCTTGACCCATATCACTTCAGCATCAGAGTTAAGCGATAGAAGCTGTGCCTATTATAAACAAAAGGGGGATGAAACTAAAAAATCTAATAAAATTTAG
- a CDS encoding DUF4433 domain-containing protein yields the protein MFFHDYSKTGVIYHIAHITDLKKILKDGIEYNDKITYERHYYSFHDFIDQLRPVNVPSWVIRKKAIFASMNYRKEPNFHSHTAVLAVKVDPTRCWVANENRANQIYEPFILQNVDGFREAKAYLETKGKALIKDYWETSLSFQENLKERKDLKESYDAEVMIFHSIPPENIEVLYLVSDHRTLEIQEWRRIFCM from the coding sequence ATGTTTTTTCATGATTATAGCAAAACAGGTGTGATTTATCACATTGCTCATATAACAGATTTAAAAAAGATTTTAAAGGATGGAATAGAGTATAATGATAAAATTACCTATGAAAGACACTACTATTCTTTTCATGACTTTATCGATCAACTTCGACCTGTCAATGTACCTTCTTGGGTTATACGAAAAAAGGCTATATTTGCTTCTATGAACTACAGAAAAGAGCCTAATTTTCATTCTCATACAGCAGTACTAGCGGTGAAGGTAGACCCTACAAGATGTTGGGTAGCCAATGAAAACAGAGCAAATCAAATCTACGAACCCTTTATTTTACAAAACGTAGATGGATTTCGTGAGGCTAAAGCTTATCTGGAAACAAAAGGGAAAGCATTAATAAAAGATTACTGGGAAACCTCTCTAAGCTTTCAAGAAAACCTTAAGGAAAGAAAAGATTTAAAGGAAAGTTATGATGCAGAAGTAATGATCTTTCACTCTATACCCCCAGAAAATATTGAAGTTTTGTATTTAGTATCAGACCACCGCACCTTAGAAATACAGGAATGGAGACGAATATTCTGTATGTAA
- a CDS encoding AIR synthase family protein, whose product MEVGKVPTDILKEVIFKNIQHKRSEVLVRPNIGEDCAVVDFGENVCVMSTDPITGAVKDIGSLSIHISCNDIASNGVEPIGVMMTILAPIGTTKEDLSYVMQEANRAAASINVEIIGGHSEITDAVNRMVITTTAIGKQKKAAMVTSKGAQVGDHVIMTKHAGLEGTAIIAADLEDQLRKAIPQEVIDNAKGFAKKISVVKEGVLAGTVGVNSMHDVTEGGILGALWELAEASQVGIEVYEDKIPIASETLKICAELSIDPLRLISSGVMVMAASKEKAQVLLETFKEHAIEATMIGKITKEEKVILKGTTKNPLEAPKTDELYKVI is encoded by the coding sequence ATGGAGGTTGGAAAGGTACCTACAGATATTTTAAAGGAAGTGATTTTTAAAAATATTCAGCATAAAAGATCTGAAGTCTTAGTACGTCCGAATATTGGAGAAGACTGTGCTGTCGTAGACTTTGGGGAAAATGTATGTGTGATGAGTACAGACCCCATTACTGGAGCGGTGAAGGATATAGGGAGTTTAAGTATACACATTTCATGCAATGATATTGCTTCTAATGGCGTAGAACCTATTGGTGTGATGATGACGATTTTGGCCCCAATAGGTACGACAAAAGAGGATTTGAGTTATGTTATGCAGGAGGCCAACAGAGCAGCAGCCTCTATCAATGTAGAAATTATAGGTGGGCATTCAGAAATTACAGATGCGGTAAATCGTATGGTAATTACCACTACTGCCATTGGAAAACAGAAAAAAGCTGCTATGGTTACTTCCAAGGGTGCCCAGGTGGGGGATCATGTTATTATGACAAAACACGCAGGTTTAGAAGGTACTGCCATCATTGCTGCCGATTTAGAAGATCAGCTTAGAAAAGCCATTCCGCAGGAAGTAATAGATAATGCTAAGGGATTTGCAAAAAAAATCAGTGTCGTCAAAGAAGGTGTATTGGCAGGGACTGTAGGGGTGAATAGTATGCACGATGTAACAGAAGGAGGAATATTAGGAGCCTTATGGGAATTGGCAGAAGCTTCTCAGGTGGGCATAGAAGTCTATGAAGATAAAATTCCTATAGCTTCTGAGACCTTGAAAATATGTGCAGAATTATCTATTGATCCTTTAAGATTAATCTCTAGTGGTGTGATGGTTATGGCGGCTTCTAAAGAAAAAGCACAAGTGCTTCTAGAAACGTTTAAAGAGCATGCTATTGAAGCTACCATGATAGGAAAAATCACAAAAGAGGAAAAAGTGATTTTAAAGGGAACTACAAAAAATCCATTGGAAGCACCTAAAACGGATGAACTATACAAAGTAATATAA
- a CDS encoding N-acetylmuramoyl-L-alanine amidase produces the protein MKKIISVVLLLVILTTSLGYANANSNLVRMTMDGRTMDFHTVKLNIEGKPATTDVPAVLHQGRTLVPIHTVRNMGIGVEWRDASREVVITSEDQTVILKIDSPIATVNDVAKRLPSDVPPKILTYQGSGRTMLPIAFLRELGLKVEWNESTRTVSVEGKKPTYKTMTGIQVNTVGNTTEIRVKGDQQLTYTTSELSNPARVVFNFVDTKFDLANKSDLLPNGTLQVQVNGNGIRSVRAAQFELNPMTTRVTIELDNMAKPEVSYDNKTNETVIQFVTEEVNKSYVKDVRTEIYQGREVIVVHGDNIVNHTVTRLHNPERLIVDIPSSTLDPSKNLRNLQINSKLIQSIDVAEMTSSESVRLVITLQQREDYADYQKVVESDRLFLYLEDIEENDSIEVLQYREVNRQLTRLEFKTASLVEYAFSVRDYGKTLQVAISKEDIELPIKTIEINDHLVQSVSISEDRTTDQYIVVVALQEDIQYRVVSPSYTRDYAIEFLPRNNQQSPTKTPLIVIDPGHGGTDPGAISPISGLMEKDLVLDVAKRLNKLLTEAGFNTYMTRETDTSVALADRAKIANQLQADLFISVHANAAGASTARGIENLYYPSDINPNDHRPNKKLAEIFQREMVKVTGAHSRNIVARDKLVVLRDTTMPAVLSEIGFLTNAEEVARLATSEYRQLVAEGMFQGIVKYFEEVK, from the coding sequence ATGAAAAAAATTATTTCAGTTGTATTACTGTTGGTTATTCTCACCACCTCGCTGGGTTATGCAAATGCAAACAGCAATTTAGTTAGAATGACTATGGACGGCAGAACGATGGATTTTCACACTGTGAAATTAAACATTGAAGGGAAACCTGCTACAACCGATGTACCAGCTGTTTTGCATCAAGGTAGGACATTAGTACCTATACATACTGTAAGGAACATGGGTATAGGGGTTGAATGGAGGGACGCCTCGAGAGAAGTAGTTATTACTTCGGAGGATCAAACAGTTATCTTAAAAATTGACAGCCCTATTGCTACTGTAAATGATGTGGCGAAGCGCTTACCTAGTGATGTTCCGCCTAAAATTCTTACCTATCAAGGTAGTGGCAGAACCATGCTCCCCATCGCATTTCTTAGAGAACTAGGTTTAAAAGTAGAATGGAACGAAAGTACTAGAACCGTGTCTGTAGAGGGAAAAAAGCCAACTTACAAGACGATGACAGGTATACAAGTGAATACCGTTGGAAATACTACTGAAATTCGTGTTAAGGGAGACCAACAACTGACCTATACTACCTCCGAATTGAGTAATCCTGCAAGAGTTGTATTTAACTTTGTAGATACAAAGTTTGATTTAGCCAATAAAAGCGACCTATTACCAAATGGTACCCTACAGGTCCAAGTAAATGGAAACGGGATTAGAAGTGTTAGAGCAGCACAGTTTGAGTTGAACCCCATGACAACAAGAGTGACGATAGAATTAGATAATATGGCAAAACCTGAAGTGTCTTATGATAATAAGACAAATGAAACGGTAATTCAATTTGTGACTGAAGAAGTCAATAAAAGCTATGTAAAGGATGTTAGAACAGAGATCTATCAAGGACGGGAAGTAATCGTTGTTCACGGGGACAATATAGTTAATCATACTGTAACAAGACTCCATAATCCAGAACGTCTTATTGTAGACATACCGTCTTCCACGTTAGATCCTTCAAAGAACTTAAGGAATTTGCAGATAAATAGCAAACTCATTCAATCTATTGATGTTGCAGAGATGACCTCTAGTGAGAGTGTGAGACTGGTCATTACCCTACAGCAAAGAGAAGATTACGCTGATTATCAAAAGGTGGTTGAGAGCGATAGATTATTCCTATACCTAGAGGATATAGAAGAGAATGACTCTATCGAAGTTCTACAATACAGAGAAGTAAACAGGCAGCTTACAAGACTAGAATTTAAAACAGCTTCCTTAGTAGAATATGCTTTTAGTGTAAGAGATTACGGGAAAACTTTACAAGTTGCGATATCCAAGGAAGATATTGAGTTGCCAATAAAAACAATAGAAATTAATGATCACCTTGTACAAAGTGTTTCTATAAGCGAAGATAGAACAACAGATCAATATATTGTTGTTGTTGCTTTACAAGAAGATATACAATATAGAGTAGTATCTCCAAGCTATACAAGAGATTATGCAATAGAGTTTTTACCTAGAAATAACCAGCAAAGCCCGACGAAAACTCCTTTGATTGTTATCGATCCAGGGCATGGTGGAACAGATCCGGGGGCCATATCACCTATTAGTGGGTTAATGGAAAAAGATCTTGTGTTGGATGTAGCCAAACGCTTGAATAAATTATTGACAGAAGCTGGTTTTAACACTTACATGACAAGAGAAACAGATACTTCTGTGGCTTTAGCAGATCGTGCTAAGATAGCAAATCAGTTGCAGGCAGATTTATTTATAAGTGTCCATGCAAATGCTGCGGGAGCTTCAACTGCTAGAGGTATTGAAAACTTATACTATCCTAGCGACATAAATCCTAATGATCATCGACCTAACAAAAAATTAGCAGAGATTTTCCAGAGAGAAATGGTTAAGGTAACCGGAGCTCATAGTAGAAATATTGTGGCAAGAGATAAACTAGTGGTGTTAAGAGATACAACTATGCCAGCTGTATTAAGTGAAATAGGGTTTTTAACAAATGCTGAGGAAGTGGCAAGACTGGCTACTTCGGAATATAGGCAGTTGGTAGCGGAAGGAATGTTTCAAGGGATTGTTAAGTATTTTGAAGAGGTAAAATAG
- a CDS encoding DUF2179 domain-containing protein, with amino-acid sequence MEGILGYLFIYFAKVSDVTLATIRMIMVVKGRRIQAALIGFVEIIIYIMAIGKVLTELNNPVNVIAYALGFASGNYMGIFVEEKMALGSIIVQVISLGNSMYLVEKLRAEGFGVTVVEGYGREGMQHLLNIMMQRKNLPKLYRIIDEHDKKAFVTITDARSIRGGYFTRFKRR; translated from the coding sequence ATGGAGGGGATTTTGGGTTACTTGTTTATTTACTTTGCTAAGGTTTCTGACGTTACATTAGCAACTATTCGTATGATTATGGTAGTAAAGGGAAGGCGTATTCAGGCAGCCTTGATAGGATTTGTAGAGATCATTATCTATATAATGGCTATAGGAAAAGTACTGACAGAGTTAAACAATCCTGTGAACGTGATTGCTTATGCCTTGGGATTTGCTAGTGGTAATTATATGGGGATTTTTGTAGAAGAAAAAATGGCACTAGGCAGTATCATAGTTCAGGTGATTTCTTTAGGGAATTCTATGTATTTGGTAGAAAAACTTAGGGCAGAAGGTTTTGGGGTTACAGTAGTTGAAGGTTATGGAAGAGAGGGAATGCAGCATCTATTGAATATAATGATGCAAAGAAAAAACTTGCCAAAGCTCTATAGAATTATAGATGAGCATGATAAAAAAGCTTTTGTTACCATTACCGATGCTAGGTCAATAAGAGGAGGATACTTCACACGCTTTAAAAGAAGATAA
- a CDS encoding GerMN domain-containing protein, producing MKFYKLLAVSVVLCMIIALTGCKNPIANLIQEKEDLETSYVSYLIDQEGFVDFENEGLRRTVLYYRDEKGFIVPVMRKIPWDEGIAQAAINQLIDRPVLREDLAAIGLKPVLPAGTEIIGMSIRDGLCTVDFNENILTYHNEVDERTIVQSIVYTLTEFESIDNVQILVEGAAPKKLTYGTNITEPLERENINLAGVLQEESIPVVVYYKGTTNGEESFFVPVTKGISALKADIKSALIALLEGAPENSGLYSEIPFGTSVNDVYVKDGVAYIDFSEEIKRMPENARHQQSLIYELGLTLKEIEPTITQVRILSNGTEIQLSSDVSLNLPYFSNEF from the coding sequence ATGAAATTTTATAAGCTGTTGGCTGTTAGTGTGGTACTATGTATGATCATCGCCTTAACAGGCTGCAAAAATCCCATTGCTAACCTAATACAAGAAAAAGAAGATTTGGAGACTTCTTATGTTAGTTATCTCATTGATCAAGAAGGCTTTGTGGACTTTGAAAATGAAGGTTTAAGAAGAACAGTACTTTACTATAGAGATGAAAAGGGATTTATCGTCCCTGTAATGAGAAAAATACCTTGGGATGAGGGAATTGCTCAAGCTGCAATAAACCAGTTGATAGATCGACCAGTATTAAGAGAGGACTTAGCTGCTATTGGTTTAAAACCAGTGCTGCCAGCAGGAACAGAGATTATTGGCATGTCTATACGAGATGGTTTATGTACAGTTGACTTTAATGAAAATATTTTGACTTATCATAATGAGGTAGATGAGAGGACCATAGTTCAATCCATCGTCTATACTTTAACGGAATTTGAAAGCATTGATAATGTACAAATACTGGTGGAGGGAGCTGCCCCTAAAAAACTTACATATGGCACAAATATTACAGAACCTCTAGAAAGAGAAAACATTAATTTAGCTGGTGTCCTGCAGGAAGAGAGTATTCCAGTTGTCGTATACTATAAAGGAACCACCAATGGAGAAGAATCCTTTTTTGTTCCCGTGACAAAGGGAATAAGTGCTTTAAAGGCAGATATTAAGTCAGCTCTAATAGCATTGTTGGAGGGAGCTCCAGAAAACAGTGGATTATATAGTGAAATTCCCTTTGGTACCTCTGTGAATGATGTATATGTTAAAGATGGAGTAGCCTATATAGATTTTTCTGAGGAGATTAAAAGAATGCCAGAAAATGCAAGACATCAGCAGTCACTCATCTATGAATTAGGATTGACGCTTAAAGAAATAGAGCCTACGATAACGCAAGTAAGAATACTATCCAATGGTACAGAAATACAGTTAAGTAGTGATGTGAGCTTAAACTTACCCTATTTCTCAAATGAATTTTAA
- the rph gene encoding ribonuclease PH — protein MNRIDGRNYDELRPVKFTKNYTKQAQGSVLVEMGETRVICTAMIEEKVPPFLKNTGKGWITAEYSMLPSSTQTRKIRESSRGKVEGRTQEIQRLIGRALRSVVDLDSMGERTIWIDCDVIQADGGTRTASITGAFVALVEAVNLLMEKGTLQEFPIKSFVSAISVGIVDDKAVLDLCYEEDSKAKVDMNVVMTDKGEFIEVQGTGEEAPFSKKDLMELLTLAEKGNSELLALQKSILGEIADKVKSTADGVAEEKNEK, from the coding sequence TTGAATAGAATAGATGGAAGAAACTACGATGAATTAAGACCTGTAAAGTTTACAAAAAACTATACAAAACAGGCTCAAGGCTCTGTATTAGTAGAGATGGGGGAAACAAGAGTCATATGTACTGCTATGATTGAAGAAAAGGTACCGCCATTTTTAAAAAATACAGGTAAGGGCTGGATTACTGCTGAGTACTCCATGCTGCCTAGTTCTACCCAAACCCGAAAAATAAGAGAATCCTCTAGAGGGAAGGTTGAAGGAAGAACGCAAGAAATCCAAAGATTGATAGGACGAGCTCTACGGTCAGTAGTAGATTTAGATAGTATGGGAGAAAGAACGATATGGATTGATTGCGATGTGATTCAGGCAGATGGTGGTACTAGAACAGCATCAATTACAGGAGCCTTTGTAGCATTAGTAGAGGCTGTCAATTTGTTAATGGAAAAGGGAACTTTGCAAGAATTTCCTATAAAAAGCTTTGTTTCAGCTATTAGCGTAGGTATCGTAGACGATAAAGCTGTACTGGACTTGTGCTATGAAGAAGACTCCAAGGCAAAAGTAGATATGAATGTTGTTATGACAGATAAAGGAGAGTTTATCGAAGTACAGGGTACAGGAGAAGAAGCCCCTTTTTCTAAAAAAGACCTAATGGAACTGCTAACCTTGGCGGAAAAAGGTAATAGTGAATTGTTAGCTTTACAAAAATCTATATTGGGAGAAATAGCAGACAAGGTGAAAAGTACTGCTGATGGGGTTGCGGAGGAGAAAAATGAAAAGTAA
- the rdgB gene encoding RdgB/HAM1 family non-canonical purine NTP pyrophosphatase: protein MKSNIAVIATGNSHKLQEIGEILKGFNLEIKSMQDVNLQGLEIIESGTTFEENALIKAKTVMEKTGYMAIADDSGLEVEYLDCQPGVYSSRFAGEKATDEENNEKLLRLLKDVPLSGRRARFVCVIAVVMPDGENFTVRGELYGVIGFELKGQEGFGYDPLFMPRGYDGLSLAEIGLQEKNKISHRAKALEQMKKTFTERLRGE from the coding sequence ATGAAAAGTAATATTGCTGTTATTGCTACAGGTAATTCCCACAAGTTGCAAGAGATAGGGGAAATCTTAAAGGGCTTTAACTTAGAAATAAAGTCTATGCAGGATGTAAATCTACAGGGACTAGAAATTATAGAGAGTGGTACTACCTTTGAGGAAAATGCTTTAATCAAAGCCAAAACAGTTATGGAGAAGACAGGATATATGGCTATAGCAGACGATTCAGGTCTAGAGGTAGAGTATTTAGACTGCCAACCGGGGGTCTATTCCTCAAGATTTGCTGGAGAAAAAGCTACAGACGAGGAAAATAACGAAAAGTTACTTAGACTATTGAAGGATGTCCCCCTATCAGGCCGAAGAGCTAGGTTTGTGTGTGTAATAGCTGTCGTCATGCCGGATGGTGAAAACTTTACTGTGCGAGGAGAACTTTATGGTGTGATTGGATTTGAGCTTAAAGGCCAAGAAGGCTTTGGATATGATCCTTTATTTATGCCTAGAGGATACGACGGTCTAAGTTTGGCGGAAATAGGCTTACAAGAAAAAAATAAGATTAGTCATCGTGCTAAAGCTCTAGAACAAATGAAGAAGACTTTTACGGAAAGATTAAGAGGTGAATAG